One region of Melitaea cinxia chromosome 29, ilMelCinx1.1, whole genome shotgun sequence genomic DNA includes:
- the LOC123667868 gene encoding uncharacterized protein LOC123667868, whose translation MEDVYTIKVKTKPDTRNLYPSERRYSASTVSGLAWVHIALASTAFLLACLALVNPNADVQVKNDTRSDNTTDILEDSSSTTYILILAPTLLTIFALGAGIASILASVRWYIDRNITWLFVMSTLSTIFAFISFIMIIVWLITGEDDVSDFYKDKIPFKDIIIIKHADIIDRNESHFIIPRNSTEFKYENSKLFTKRVLSINILIAAFLELLWSILSVKISYKGMRNNYKEDDERRGNCVSVVTKIKGNNTNKLPRNGKFIPKQDLIDNYPSRKIKRIFLAQNDGGFYLKNQNNKMKQNTETSSEFYKERMINFLNKCAEGVSNSDIRTPSIQSEAVLNPIPEVSSTDISVDAKQEKETSRVTPVSWGDASDHTVYNQNTLNLEKIFNFRKKENADKNGEIENNEIN comes from the coding sequence ATGGAGGACGTCTATACAATTAAAGTGAAAACAAAGCCAGACACGAGGAATCTTTATCCGTCTGAAAGGAGATATTCAGCGTCCACTGTTTCTGGACTAGCCTGGGTGCACATCGCACTGGCATCTACAGCTTTTCTCCTAGCTTGCCTTGCCTTAGTAAACCCGAACGCTGATGTACAAGTAAAAAACGACACAAGGTCGGACAATACAACGGATATATTAGAGGATTCGAGTAGTActacatatatacttattttagcGCCTACTTTACTTACCATTTTCGCGTTAGGCGCTGGCATAGCGTCCATTTTAGCCTCTGTGAGATGGTATATAGATAGGAACATAACCTGGCTATTTGTTATGTCAACTTTGTCGACAATTTTCGCGTTTATATCCTTCATTATGATAATTGTGTGGTTGATTACCGGCGAGGACGATGTATCCGATTTTTATAAAGACAAGATACCTTTcaaagatattataataattaaacatgcGGATATAATCGACAGGAATGAATCTCATTTCATTATACCGAGGAATTCGACGGAATTTAAATATGAGAATTCGAAACTATTCACTAAACGCGTGCTATCAATAAATATACTGATTGCGGCGTTTCTTGAACTACTCTGGTCGATTTTAAGCGTTAAAATATCTTACAAAGGTATGAGAAATAATTACAAGGAGGATGATGAAAGACGCGGGAATTGCGTCTCTGTTGTGACCAAAATTAAAGGTAATAACACAAACAAGCTACCGCGCAACGGTAAGTTCATTCCGAAACAGGACCTCATCGACAACTACCCGAGTAGGAAGATAAAGAGGATATTTCTAGCTCAGAACGACGGcggattttatttaaaaaatcaaaataacaaaatgaaacaaaacaCGGAGACAAGTTCAGAATTTTACAAGGAAAGGATGATTAACTTCTTGAATAAATGCGCTGAGGGTGTCAGCAATTCGGACATTAGGACACCTAGCATACAATCCGAAGCTGTTCTGAACCCTATACCAGAAGTATCAAGCACCGACATAAGCGTAGACGCTAAGCAAGAGAAGGAAACCAGTCGAGTAACTCCAGTTAGTTGGGGAGATGCC